CAGCAGATACATGGTACAGGCGATGGCAAACAGCGCGATGTTCTTGGTGAGGATTTCAGCGGTATTTTTCGAACGCACCATGCCGGCCTCGAGCATCGAGAAGCCGGCGGCCATCCACATCACCAGTACACCGCATATCAGAAAGTAAAAAGTGTCGAGCGCGTAAGTCAGCTCTGTGAATTCTTCCATTATGTTCTCCTGAGCCCGCGTTATTTCTAAGTGTTCGCGTTGGCATTTCTTATTGCTTGACGACCCTGTGTACCCTATTCGCTATCCGGGATTAGACGGCATCGCCGCCGCGTTCGCCGGTGCGAATCCTGATCACATCTTCGAGTGGGGTGACGAACAACTTGCCATCACCGATCTTGCCACTGTTGGCCGCCGTGCGGATGGCGTCCAGCACACTCTCCAGGCGGCTGTCATCGACGGCCACCTCGACCTTTACCTTGGGCAGGAAGTCGACGACATATTCCGCTCCACGGTAGAGTTCGGTGTGGCCCTTCTGGCGGCCGAAGCCCTTGACCTCGGTGACGGTAATACCCTGGACGCCATTGTCAGCCAGTGCCTCACGTACGTCATCGAGCTTGAATGGCTTTATAATGGCAGTAACGAGTTTCATCCCGTATCTCCATGTTTTTAAATAGATGGCGTGCGAATAGGCTTGCGCCTGATTGGTACATAGCGTGAAACGTGCCATTGTTTTTATCTTCCCTAATAAAACAGTGGGTTAATCTTTTTGCTGCATTGCAAAAGGTGTAAACCATGTTATTGAAGCTGGGCTTGTGCACATCAATGGTGCGACGAATATTGCTGGCGCTCCATAGCGGCGCATACGCGTTCGGGTGAGCTTGCGTATGCTGTACTAGAAGGATTTACGGACGACAGGAGATTGCCATGAGCAGGAACGACTTTATCAGCCGCTTTGCCCAACAACTGGGCGAACGCCTGCAGGACGCTTCGCATGCGCCTGAAGAGCTACAGAAAAGCATGCAGCATCTCGTACGAGGTGCGGTGGACCGGCTAGAACTCGTATCGCGCGAGGATTTCGATATCCTGATGGAGGTGCTGCAGCGTACCCGCAGACGCGTCGAGGCGCTGGAGCGCCAGGTGACGGCACTGGAAGCCTCTCTTGCCGAGCGCGATGCCGGCGCTTCGGTCAGCAAGACGCTTCCCGGGGCAATGCAAGAGGACCACGACCCTGCGGAGGATGCCGGGGCGGGAGAAGCGTCCCGCTGACACTTGCCGTCCTCGCCTAATCACGGCATAAACGATGATTTAGCATAGCGAGGGCGAGCGGATGACCTTGGCCATCATCAATACCCGGGCGGGTGTAGGCCTCGAGGCGCCCAACGTGGCGGTCGAGGTGCATCTGGCCAACGGGCTGCCGGGGTTGACCCTGGTCGGCCTGCCCGA
This DNA window, taken from Halomonas sp. TA22, encodes the following:
- a CDS encoding P-II family nitrogen regulator, which translates into the protein MKLVTAIIKPFKLDDVREALADNGVQGITVTEVKGFGRQKGHTELYRGAEYVVDFLPKVKVEVAVDDSRLESVLDAIRTAANSGKIGDGKLFVTPLEDVIRIRTGERGGDAV
- a CDS encoding accessory factor UbiK family protein, with protein sequence MSRNDFISRFAQQLGERLQDASHAPEELQKSMQHLVRGAVDRLELVSREDFDILMEVLQRTRRRVEALERQVTALEASLAERDAGASVSKTLPGAMQEDHDPAEDAGAGEASR